The sequence below is a genomic window from Flavobacterium keumense.
AACATTTGATCGAGGTTTTAAAAGCAGATCAAAATATTGGAAGTAATCCTTTATTTTTAAATGCTGCAGGACTATTTGATTTAGCAAAGTTTAAAGACTATTTTAAGGCTAATCCTGAACAAGCTGCTTTTTTACAAGAAAGAGAAAAATCTGCAGAATTGAATGCAAAGTTTCAAATTTACAATACCATGGTAAAATCAGCTTTATATACAACTGAAGCCGAAGGGAAATTGAAATATGAAATGGAGGCTAATAAAGTAAATTTTGCTTATGTTGCGGGATTGTATTCAACTATCAAAGACAGCCAAGTTAAAGTAACTGATGCTGAAATTGTAGACTTCATGAAGAAAAATGAAAAAAAATACAAAGCAGATGAATCAAGAGAAATTGAGTATGTTTTAATAGAAGACAAAGCATCTAAAGAAGATGAGGCTGAGGTGAGAGCAAAAATCACGTCTTTATTGTCAGGAAGTGTGGTATACAACCAAAAAACAGGTAAAAACGATACTTTGCCTGGATTTAAAAATGCTCCGAATGCCATTGAGTTTGTAAACTCAAATTCTGATGTGCCTTATGACTCTTCTTTTGTAGCCAAAAAAGATTTACCAGCAATTGATGCAGATCAATTATTCAATTTAGCTCCTGGAGCGGTTTATGGTCCTTATAAATTTGGAAATTACTACTGTATTTCTAAATCATTTGGTAAAAGAGCAGGAGTTAATGCCAAAGCAAGCCATATCTTAATTAGTTATGAAGGGACTCAAGTACCTAACAAAAGAGAAAAAAGAACTAAAGAACAAGCCTTGGCAAAAGCCCAAGCTATCTTAGCACAAGTGAATGCTAATCCAGATAGCTTCATGATGTTAGCATTTTCTAACTCAGATGATTCTTCGGCACAACAAGGGGGTGATTTGGGTTATTTTGGCCCAAACCAAATGGTAAAACCATTTAACGATTTTGTTTTTGGTAACCCAATTGGAAAAGTTGGATTAGTAGAAACACCTTTTGGATTCCACATCATCAGAATTACAGATAAACAAGACGGAGTACGTTTAGCAACTGTAGCTCAAAAAGTAGAGCCATCAGAAGCTACTTCAGATAAAATATTTACTCAAGCTACTCAATTTGAGATGGATGCTGCTAGCAAAGACTTTGCTAAA
It includes:
- a CDS encoding peptidylprolyl isomerase; translation: MAVLAKIRKRSALLIGAIALALFAFIIQDLIGKGGLGQNTKDVGTINDKDISFEDFRIKVSNVEKSGQGITATQAANQVWDQEVSIALLTSEFEKLGLRVGEKHLIEVLKADQNIGSNPLFLNAAGLFDLAKFKDYFKANPEQAAFLQEREKSAELNAKFQIYNTMVKSALYTTEAEGKLKYEMEANKVNFAYVAGLYSTIKDSQVKVTDAEIVDFMKKNEKKYKADESREIEYVLIEDKASKEDEAEVRAKITSLLSGSVVYNQKTGKNDTLPGFKNAPNAIEFVNSNSDVPYDSSFVAKKDLPAIDADQLFNLAPGAVYGPYKFGNYYCISKSFGKRAGVNAKASHILISYEGTQVPNKREKRTKEQALAKAQAILAQVNANPDSFMMLAFSNSDDSSAQQGGDLGYFGPNQMVKPFNDFVFGNPIGKVGLVETPFGFHIIRITDKQDGVRLATVAQKVEPSEATSDKIFTQATQFEMDAASKDFAKLAKDMKLTIAPAVTVTGMQEQFASLGNQRAIVRWAFEEDSKVGSIKRFELANIGHVIARVKSIDNSGLVPVSQVRSYVEPILKNKKKAELIKAKMTGSSLEAIAKSAGSKVEQAANLTMENPVLGLVGAEPKVVVGTAFALAANKVSAPIEGVTGVYVVKNVSTVKAPALKNHAAYVAKLKQQTAGDAGRILPALKANATIEDNRSKFNY